A section of the Oryzias latipes chromosome 10, ASM223467v1 genome encodes:
- the LOC110013392 gene encoding uncharacterized protein LOC110013392 isoform X4 — protein MKHIFGLLTILLGTSYGLINVNNTFNGSQTPKLAVETNKTHWTEAKSRVPPTEAHRGVVTYCDGRQNGAQCYGALGGTVSLQLMDDFSQIHIYQLLAKNMNLLQVRKSRPLEMQNRTSFFPSNGTFWIHNLSRSDSGEYRLQTFDSNGTLAEPRTLWLLIQAPVSSVSLVSECLSQGEMKVSCSSEGGDSPQYRWTLNGKSLTEAELLSGNKQTNIITLKQHVSGRLVCSSWNHVSSASNATYICTCGFIPINCTKRTLCFEPAKSPPTEKDRTVVHADPSVLRCSLMFLFSVVSFVGIGVYFKWKKIKSEKAEQFAARHRRTLSQRFLTSVQVLYDNIQPKS, from the exons atgaaacatatttttggatTGCTAACAATACTACTTGGAACATCTTATG GTTTGATTAACGTTAACAACACTTTCAACGGGTCTCAGACACCTAAACTGGCGGTTGAGACAAACAAGACTCATTGGACCGAAGCAAAATCAAGGGTCCCACCTACAGAAGCACACAGAG GTGTGGTGACCTACTGTGATGGCAGACAGAATGGAGCTCAGTGTTATGGAGCTTTGGGAGGAACTGTTTCTCTCCAGCTGATGGACGACTTCTCCCAAATACATATATACCAGTTGTTAgctaaaaacatgaatttacTACAAGTAAGAAAATCTAGACCACTTGAGATGCAAAACAGAACTTCATTTTTTCCCTCTAATGGAACATTTTGGATCCATAACCTGAGCAGGAGTGACAGTGGTGAATATAGACTTCAAACATTTGATTCAAATGGAACATTGGCAGAACCTCGCACCTTATGGTTGTTAATACAAG CTCCTGTGTCCTCCGTCTCGCTGGTCTCTGAGTGTTTGTCTCAGGGAGAGATGAAGGTGTCCTGCTCCTCTGAGGGAGGGGACAGTCCTCAGTACAGGTGGACTCTGAATGGAAAGTCACTGACAGAAGCTGAGCTGCTTTCTGGAAACAAgcagacaaacatcatcactTTGAAACAACACGTCTCAGGACGTCTGGTCTGCTCCTCCTGGAACCACGTCAGCTCTGCTTCTAATGCGACATACATCTGTACCTGTG GCTTCATTCCTATTAACTGCACCAAAAGGACTCTGTGCTTTGAACCAGCAAAAAGCCCACCAACAGAGAAGGACAGAACTGTGG TTCACGCAGATCCGTCCGTGCTGAGATGCAGTctgatgtttctgttttctgttgtttcctTTGTTGGAATCGGCGTCTATTTCAAGTGGAAGAAGATTAAATCTGAGAAAGCTGAACAGTTTGCTGCAAGACACAGAAGAACGCTTTCACAGCGTTTCTTAACAAGTGTACAGGTTCTGTACGATAACATTCAACCAAAATCATAA
- the LOC110013392 gene encoding uncharacterized protein LOC110013392 isoform X5: MKHIFGLLTILLGTSYGLINVNNTFNGSQTPKLAVETNKTHWTEAKSRVPPTEAHRGVVTYCDGRQNGAQCYGALGGTVSLQLMDDFSQIHIYQLLAKNMNLLQVRKSRPLEMQNRTSFFPSNGTFWIHNLSRSDSGEYRLQTFDSNGTLAEPRTLWLLIQAPVSSVSLVSECLSQGEMKVSCSSEGGDSPQYRWTLNGKSLTEAELLSGNKQTNIITLKQHVSGRLVCSSWNHVSSASNATYICTCGFIPINCTKRTLCFEPAKSPPTEKDRTVDPSVLRCSLMFLFSVVSFVGIGVYFKWKKIKSEKAEQFAARHRRTLSQRFLTSVQVLYDNIQPKS; the protein is encoded by the exons atgaaacatatttttggatTGCTAACAATACTACTTGGAACATCTTATG GTTTGATTAACGTTAACAACACTTTCAACGGGTCTCAGACACCTAAACTGGCGGTTGAGACAAACAAGACTCATTGGACCGAAGCAAAATCAAGGGTCCCACCTACAGAAGCACACAGAG GTGTGGTGACCTACTGTGATGGCAGACAGAATGGAGCTCAGTGTTATGGAGCTTTGGGAGGAACTGTTTCTCTCCAGCTGATGGACGACTTCTCCCAAATACATATATACCAGTTGTTAgctaaaaacatgaatttacTACAAGTAAGAAAATCTAGACCACTTGAGATGCAAAACAGAACTTCATTTTTTCCCTCTAATGGAACATTTTGGATCCATAACCTGAGCAGGAGTGACAGTGGTGAATATAGACTTCAAACATTTGATTCAAATGGAACATTGGCAGAACCTCGCACCTTATGGTTGTTAATACAAG CTCCTGTGTCCTCCGTCTCGCTGGTCTCTGAGTGTTTGTCTCAGGGAGAGATGAAGGTGTCCTGCTCCTCTGAGGGAGGGGACAGTCCTCAGTACAGGTGGACTCTGAATGGAAAGTCACTGACAGAAGCTGAGCTGCTTTCTGGAAACAAgcagacaaacatcatcactTTGAAACAACACGTCTCAGGACGTCTGGTCTGCTCCTCCTGGAACCACGTCAGCTCTGCTTCTAATGCGACATACATCTGTACCTGTG GCTTCATTCCTATTAACTGCACCAAAAGGACTCTGTGCTTTGAACCAGCAAAAAGCCCACCAACAGAGAAGGACAGAACTGTGG ATCCGTCCGTGCTGAGATGCAGTctgatgtttctgttttctgttgtttcctTTGTTGGAATCGGCGTCTATTTCAAGTGGAAGAAGATTAAATCTGAGAAAGCTGAACAGTTTGCTGCAAGACACAGAAGAACGCTTTCACAGCGTTTCTTAACAAGTGTACAGGTTCTGTACGATAACATTCAACCAAAATCATAA